A single Anopheles arabiensis isolate DONGOLA chromosome X, AaraD3, whole genome shotgun sequence DNA region contains:
- the LOC120905777 gene encoding probable Dol-P-Man:Man(7)GlcNAc(2)-PP-Dol alpha-1,6-mannosyltransferase produces MSVLVFLIAAAHCVYTPFTKVEESFNLQAIHDLLYHRTNLTEYDHHEFPGVVPRTFLAPLFITLLVTPIATLLELFEINKFWMQYAVRFALAGTVVFAWSRLKKTILHRFGVTVGVWFMLITATQFHFMFYMSRPLPNIMALPLVLLAIDYWLNRSVKRFVVCSGAAIIIFRAELAMLLGLYLLYDLYYQRISLPALLRIAIPAGVLLVALTVTVDSYFWRRLLWPEAEVFWFNTVQNKSSEWGTSPFLWYVYSALPRAMGLSIVFVPLGLYLETRIRSLVVPAVVFVLLFSFLPHKELRFIIYVFPLFNVAAACACNRLWLNRQKSLWNKFLSFVCIGHLFGNTLLTMFLLLVAGTNYPGGVAISRFHRLAAGEMNVSVHIDNLSAQSGVSRFAQINSDWTYSKLENLRPDDEMLHRFDYLLTEAQDKYSDKMRLLSQTHEIVEFVECFSSIGLQYRSVLPVKIKTRPCIFIMRRRYDLAGDRLRWSAVLDGSGEPEPTGSVSLHNEEEEEEEEEEEEEENDAAETIEKEPPGRGSNGQDDEPDAADVEIAEEEKRAEKRKRSLFTKVPHRTYSRKAAGTVPPLPKLRRVGGRLQPSLQDADDDGDDRSSTTNQPSTAKDAEAEEVEDEEEEQDDGGAAATRSAGGKYTGKLKLEARKLIKEEKMRRMASKLTRASFSEECNLDRISMKECLKKLIDDSGTLADELDDEQGEGDGGR; encoded by the exons ATGTCGGTGCTGGTGTTCCTGATTGCAGCCGCCCACTGCGTGTACACGCCGTTCACCAAGGTGGAGGAAAGCTTCAACCTGCAGGCGATCCACGATCTGCTCTACCACCGGACGAACCTTACCGAG TACGATCACCATGAGTTCCCGGGCGTGGTGCCACGCACCTTTCTGGCCCCGCTGTTCATCACGCTGCTGGTGACGCCAATCGCGACGCTGCTCGAGCTGTTCGAGATCAACAAGTTTTGGATGCAGTATGCAG TTCGGTTTGCGCTCGCCGGCACGGTCGTGTTCGCCTGGAGCCGGCTGAAGAAAACGATCCTGCACCGGTTCGGCGTGACGGTCGGCGTCTGGTTCATGCTGATCACGGCCACCCAGTTCCACTTCATGTTCTACATGAGCCGCCCGCTGCCGAACATTATGGCGCTGCCGCTCGTGCTGCTCGCGATCGACTACTGGCTGAACCGGAGCGTCAAgcggttcgtcgtctgctccGGCGcggccatcatcatcttccgGGCGGAGCTGGCCATGCTGCTCGGCCTGTACCTGCTGTACGATCTGTACTACCAGCGCATCTCGCTGCCCGCCCTGCTGCGCATCGCCATCCCGGCCGGCGTGCTGCTGGTCGCGCTGACCGTCACCGTGGACAGCTACTTCTGGCGCCGCCTGCTGTGGCCGGAGGCGGAGGTGTTCTGGTTCAACACGGTGCAGAACAAGAGCTCCGAGTGGGGCACCTCGCCGTTCCTGTGGTACGTCTACTCCGCGCTGCCGCGCGCGATGGGCCTCTCGATCGTGTTCGTACCGCTCGGCCTCTACCTGGAGACGCGCATCCGGTCGCTGGTGGTGCCGGCGGTCGTGTTCGTGCTGCTGTTCTCCTTCCTGCCCCACAAGGAGCTGCGCTTCATCATTTACGTCTTTCCGCTGTTTAACGTGGCAGCAGCCTGCGCGTGCAATCGACT ATGGTTAAACAGGCAGAAAAGTCTGTGGAACAAGTTTCTTTCGTTCGTGTGCATCGGCCATCTGTTCGGGAACACGCTGCTGACAatgtttctgctgctggtcgCTGGCACCAACTATCCCGGCGGAGTGGCCATCTCTCG CTTCCATCGACTTGCGGCGGGAGAAATGAACGTGTCCGTCCACATCGACAACCTGTCTGCGCAGAGCGGCGTCTCGCGGTTCGCTCAGATCAACTCCGACTGGAC ctacAGCAAGCTCGAGAACCTGCGGCCGGACGATGAGATGCTGCACCGGTTCGACTATCTGCTGACCGAGGCGCAGGACAAATACTCGGACAAGATGCGGCTGCTGTCGCAGACGCACGAGATCGTCGAGTTTGTCGAGTGCTTCAGCAGCATCGGGCTGCAGTACCGGTCGGTGCTGCCGGTGAAGATCAAAACCAGACCGTGCATCTTCATCATGCGCCGCCGGTACGATCTGGCCGGTGATCGGCTGCGGTGGTCGGCGGTGCTGGACGGTAGCGGCGAGCCCGAGCCAACCGGTTCCGTGTCGCTACACaatgaagaggaagaagaggaagaagaagaagaggaggaggaggaaaacgaTGCAGCTGAAACGATCGAGAAGGAGCCGCCCGGGCGAGGCAGCAACGGGCAAGACGACGAACCCGATGCTGCCGATGTGGAAATTGCGGAGGAGGAAAAACGGGCGGAAAAGCGGAAACGAAGCCTGTTCACCAAAGTGCCGCACCGGACGTATTCGAGAAAGGCGGCCGGCACTGTCCCCCCGCTGCCAAAGTTGCGACGGGTGGGCGGAAGGTTGCAGCCCTCGCTGCAGGACgctgacgacgacggcgacgaccgcagcagcaccaccaatcAACCAAGCACAGCAAAAGACGCCGAAGCGGAGGAGGtagaggatgaggaggaggaacaGGACGATGGTGGCGCGGCAGCCACCCGATCGGCGGGCGGCAAGTACACCGGCAAGCTGAAGCTGGAGGCGCGCAAGCTGATCAAGGAGGAGAAGATGCGCCGGATGGCGAGCAAACTTACCCGGGCGAGCTTCAGCGAGGAGTGCAACCTCGACCGGATTTCGATGAAGGAGTGCCTCAAGAAGCTGATCGACGACAGCGGCACCCTGGCGGACGAGCTGGACGACGAGCAAGGGGAAGGCGACGGCGGGCGCTAG
- the LOC120905778 gene encoding uncharacterized protein LOC120905778, with amino-acid sequence MSYTAEEKIKLAGEDSKDRLYEAKQNQKAIRILTVAAYVLCVSLVAIMLSLYYIFFWDPSTNPMQQKTQTIDTLIIPDHLAIRLANRSEVPASRFFHTFYQHLVQDRVVKIRKEVQISESTNLTKLIELYHQQQQQQHRPGKQVPPDGPLSYQVQAEQQPGSAASDGPRLHTDEDDGSDDYEQSGNYELYSNHTTIQLDADETGPQ; translated from the exons atgagcTACACGGCCGAGGAGAAGATAAAGCTCGCGGGCGAAGACTCGAAGGATCGGCTGTACGAGGCGAAACAGAACCAGAAGGCGATacgcatcctgacggtggcggcGTACGTGCTGTGCGTGTCGCTGGTCGCCATCATGCTGTCGCTCTACTACATCTTCTTCTGGGATCCGAGCACGAACCCGATGCAGCAGAAAACGCAAACGATCG ATACCCTTATCATACCGGACCATCTGGCGATCCGGCTGGCGAACCGCAGCGAGGTGCCGGCGAGCCGCTTTTTCCACACCTTCTACCAGCACCTGGTGCAGGATCGCGTTGTCAAGATCCGGAAGGAGGTGCAGATCTCGGAGTCGACCAATCTCACCAAACTGATCGAGCTgtaccatcagcagcagcagcagcagcaccgtccgGGCAAGCAGGTGCCGCCCGACGGTCCACTCTCCTACCAGGTGCAGGCGGAACAGCAGCCAGGCTCGGCCGCGAGCGATGGGCCCCGGCTGCACACGGACGAGGACGACGGTAGCGACGATTACGAGCAGAGCGGCAACTACGAGCTGTATTCTAACCACACCACCATCCAGCTCGATGCCGACGAAACcgggccgcaatga